From the genome of Papaver somniferum cultivar HN1 chromosome 2, ASM357369v1, whole genome shotgun sequence, one region includes:
- the LOC113351455 gene encoding protein MAIN-LIKE 1-like, with protein MTITPDDAKQILNLNDHGVAIKYEYTKQLTWEQLYDLCKNCFGWDKETSDIRFNKCFSYKNRQFNMSQLIKMFKGTAEKEKKGPLSDAEVDVAATAYLLCVFGCVIFHNASGNRVDANLLQLLHPLNKVTYYSWGTTCIAFLMTELRKASRLRTSQISGNVSLFQTWVYDHYPSLKLEDVNIKWEKGTPRGKKYKFTKNRSRTKEQQLVSLREKLDSTKASEVCFDHYKEDRASGHMAGRSELSHYFGPLWHPTGYVMYNGSRVMQQHGYCQTVSWHHINGKFKLDVEHSESNQDTIKVVYSGTTFITEHWDKRLCHLVNTGIAVNRGDESAPGYIGWYREHSHHRVIRKLIAKTTSVEAFYKCIVKEKPSVGQPVPIEKIKKHREMIDNVDNEEYAAEFREKVTKKPPKKKTSKKNKRSQDSSSSLAEGNIEGDEGNAGDNAGRVKRSKI; from the exons ATGACCATTACTCCAGATGATGCGAAGCAGATTCTTAATCTCAATGATCATGGTGTAGCTATCAAGTATgagtacacaaagcagttaaccTGGGAACAACTTTATGATTtgtgtaaaaactgttttggtTGGGATAAAGAGACATCAGACATTAGGTTCAACAAGTGTTTTTCTTACAAAAATAGACAGTTTAACATGAGTCAGTTGATCAAGATGTTCAAAGGCACTgccgagaaagaaaagaaaggacCGTTAAGTGATGCCGAAGTAGATGTCGCGGCCACCGCCTATCTCTTGTGTGTATttggatgtgtcatattccacaATGCCAGTGGCAACCGAGTAGACGCCAACCTTCTACAACTATTGCATCCTCTCAATAAGGTCACGTACTACTCATGGGGCACcacatgcattgcattcttgatgACAGAGTTAAGAAAGGCGTCGAGGCTTAGAACTAGCCAAATTTCCGGGAACGTGAGTCTATTCCAG ACATGGGTCTATGACCACTACCCTAGTCTGAAATTGGAAGATGTGAACATAAAGTGGGAGAAAGGTACACCGAGAGGAAAAAAGTACAAGTTCACAAAGAACCGTTCAaggacaaaggagcagcagtTGGTTAGCTTGAGGGAGAAATTAGACTCAACTAAGGCCTCGGAGGTATGCTTTGATCATTACAAGGAAGACCGAGCTAGTGGACATATGGCGGGTCGTTCCGAGTTGTCCCattattttggaccgttgtggcaccccacaggttaTGTGATGTACAATGGCTCCAGGGTGATGCAACAACATGGTTATTGCCAAACAGTATCATGGCATCACATAAATGGCAAGTTCAAGTTGGATGTGGAGCATAGCGAGTCTAACCAGGACACCATCAAGGTAGTTTACTCTGGTACAACATTTATTACTGAACATTGGGATAAGAGGCTATGCCACTTGGTGAACACTGGGATAGCTGTCAACCGAGGTGATGAAAGTGCTCCAGGCTATATAGGGTGGTACCGGGAGCATTCACATCATCGTGTAATCCGTAAACTTATAGCAAAGACGACCTCGGTAGAAGCCTTTTACAAATGTATCGTCAAAGAAAAACCCTcag TTGGACAACCTGTGCCAATTGAGAAGATAAAAAAGCACAGGGAGATGAttgataatgttgataatgaagaGTATGCAGCTGAGTTTCGGGAGAAAGTGACGAAGAAGCCGCCCAAGAAAAAAAcatcaaagaaaaacaaaagatctCAGGATTCTTCAAGCTCTCTTGCTGAAGGAAATATTGAGGGAGATGAAGGTAATGCCGGTGATAATGCAGGTCGTGTTAAGCGTTCTAAAATTTAG
- the LOC113351454 gene encoding cytosolic sulfotransferase 6-like, with protein MEAVGDENSCDHTKARSVGCLGIGDSTLYQGFWIFAEALENIKDFQQNFNALDTDLLLASHPKSGTVWLKALAFAIVNRTRYPLLSSSNHHPLLTVSPHDLVPFLDLKHVYPASSLLDFTKSGSHDHHYSSCRLMATHIPYTSPPDSVTNSAINCKIVYICRNPQDTFISMWQFFNKMRTLPESNNKSTPSLSKMKKSCPLSLEDAFELFCNGVSDYGPYWDHVLGYWKESLERPCKVLFLKYEDLKKEPEPQLKKLAEFLGYSISVEEESVGVIKEIINLCSFQHLKNLDVNKHGKIWNNSLANKDIFRKGEVGDWKNYLTPVMVERLDRLMEEKLHESGLSY; from the coding sequence ATGGAAGCCgttggtgatgaaaattcttgtGATCATACTAAAGCCAGGAGTGTTGGTTGCCTTGGTATAGGAGATTCTACTCTTTATCAAGGTTTTTGGATTTTTGCCGAAGCATTAGAAAATATTAAGGATTTTCAACAAAATTTTAATGCTTTGGATACTGATCTACTACTAGCCTCACACCCCAAATCCGGCACCGTTTGGTTGAAAGCGTTGGCCTTCGCCATCGTCAACCGTACCCGTTACCCTCTTTTATCTTCTTCCAATCACCACCCATTGCTTACAGTTTCACCTCATGACCTTGTTCCCTTCCTCGACTTAAAACATGTTTATCCAGCTAGTAGTCTCCTTGATTTCACAAAAAGTGGTAGCCATGATCATCATTATTCTTCATGCAGGCTCATGGCTACTCATATCCCATACACTTCTCCACCTGATTCGGTTACTAATAGCGCTATAAATTGCAAGATTGTTTATATATGTAGGAACCCTCAAGACACCTTCATCTCTATGTGGCAATTTTTTAACAAAATGAGGACATTGCCGGAGAGCAATAATAAGAGTACCCCTTCCCTATCGAAAATGAAAAAGAGTTGCCCTCTTTCGCTTGAAGACGCTTTTGAGTTATTTTGCAATGGAGTTTCAGATTATGGTCCGTATTGGGATCATGTTCTTGGATATTGGAAAGAGAGTTTAGAGAGGCCTTGTAAAGTGTTGTTTTTGAAGTATGAAGACTTGAAAAAAGAACCGGAACCTCAGTTGAAGAAACTCGCAGAATTCTTAGGTTATAGTATTTCTGTAGAAGAAGAAAGTGTAGGAgtgatcaaggaaataataaatttGTGCAGTTTTCAACATTTGAAGAATTTGGACGTGAACAAACATGGAAAGATTTGGAATAATTCTTTAGCAAACAAAGACATTTTCAGGAAAGGTGAGGTTGGCGATTGGAAGAATTACTTGACACCTGTAATGGTTGAACGACTTGATCGTCTCATGGAAGAGAAGTTACATGAGTCAGGCCTATCATATTGA